In a single window of the Bacteroidales bacterium genome:
- a CDS encoding RidA family protein, with protein sequence MKTVISTEKAPKAIGPYSQAIRAGNTLYISGQVPINPETGKIVDGGISEQTEQVMQNIAAILKEAAYTFDDVVKSTCLLSDMVNFAAMNEVYGKYYPENPPARAAFAVKELPLGVMIEIETIAVKL encoded by the coding sequence ATGAAAACAGTAATATCTACAGAAAAAGCTCCAAAAGCTATCGGACCTTACAGTCAGGCAATAAGAGCAGGTAATACATTATACATTTCAGGACAAGTTCCGATAAATCCCGAAACAGGTAAAATTGTTGACGGAGGCATAAGTGAACAAACAGAGCAAGTGATGCAAAATATTGCTGCCATTCTAAAAGAAGCAGCTTATACTTTTGATGATGTTGTTAAATCAACATGCTTGTTAAGCGATATGGTAAACTTCGCAGCAATGAATGAAGTTTACGGGAAATATTATCCTGAAAACCCGCCGGCAAGAGCAGCTTTTGCTGTTAAAGAATTACCTTTGGGAGTAATGATTGAGATAGAGACAATTGCGGTTAAACTTTGA
- a CDS encoding LysE family translocator: MDIFFIIKGILIGISVSAPLGPIGVLCIQRTLNKGFKSGFVSGVGAASADIIYAVIAGFSITFISDFLIENQNYIRIIGGMFLIFIGAKIFTSNPAKQIRRLRTKGNNYYKDFITSFFVTVSNPITILAFGAIFASFNMIEKGSETFPVIILVVTVFSGAILWWLSLISVVTIFKSKIRLRNLLWINRVTGVLIIIFALLVIISVFIPEASEIGTNLSSF, translated from the coding sequence TTGGATATTTTTTTCATTATAAAAGGAATCTTAATTGGTATATCTGTATCAGCCCCCCTCGGGCCGATTGGTGTATTATGTATCCAAAGAACATTGAACAAAGGATTTAAATCCGGTTTTGTTTCCGGTGTAGGTGCAGCTTCTGCAGATATTATTTATGCAGTTATTGCCGGATTCAGTATCACTTTTATTTCTGATTTTTTAATTGAAAATCAAAATTATATCAGAATAATCGGCGGTATGTTTTTAATCTTTATTGGAGCCAAAATATTCACTTCAAATCCGGCTAAGCAAATCAGAAGACTCAGAACAAAAGGAAATAATTATTATAAAGATTTTATTACAAGTTTTTTTGTAACCGTTTCAAATCCTATAACTATATTAGCATTCGGAGCAATTTTCGCAAGTTTTAATATGATTGAAAAAGGCAGCGAAACTTTTCCCGTAATTATTCTGGTAGTTACTGTTTTCAGTGGTGCAATTTTATGGTGGCTAAGTTTAATCAGCGTTGTTACTATTTTTAAAAGCAAAATACGACTCAGAAACCTGCTGTGGATTAACAGAGTTACAGGTGTACTTATTATTATTTTTGCACTGTTAGTAATAATAAGTGTATTTATTCCGGAAGCATCTGAAATAGGCACAAATCTTTCATCTTTCTAA
- a CDS encoding T9SS type A sorting domain-containing protein gives MKNKYLFLLIAALFFFFQETQAQMSGTYSIGYGGGDDYQTLYQALQALQTNGVDDAVIFELSTDYNPTPEAYPIYIQPYTGANEINTLTIRPASGTTHIIERDLMTTGSAIFAVIDGSHFILDGSNNGTDSRDLTVSSIGADAETGAIALLESVTAGTNITIKNCILKAGSKEYETTGIYSENFTDVHFENNKIYNARIGVITFGNDVSVINNEIGSDNSGEYLHYGISAQFGSDITISGNTIYNLIDDQDFDAVRAIAANDLTGDVLISNNFIDNLIHTGNNVVQAMGFSDCTPTNMQIINNRISNIASNSFTDNFPAGIAINCPAMTTGMKIMYNSVNIPQNTTHGTGTGDNNTMAGGININGGTGITLKNNIISNTLGERDGAVYITLAAAILVNMDNSPFAENDYNLFYADGNNDVVSMAMNTSGAMDLSQWQTWTGGGANSFEGEPLFTSDDDLNLQACSPAVAHATDIPEVTTDIEANTRDTQYPTMGAYEYEKIQAENINFFGLDKGAIGVAWEVGTGCKSAVFMKQRHVLPEKPAPVNGTTYAADTNFGAGDEIGSSGWYCVFNDNSENFVLISGNVGEYTFMVCEYFGGEGNEIYLTESAMNNPIEGYLVNIDEIKFKIINIHPNPTNGKFIVEIDGQLISNNQITGINIIDITGKEILQVQNISQERFEIDLSGFGKGLYFIKINSKDGVYTEKLILK, from the coding sequence ATGAAAAACAAATACTTATTTTTATTAATTGCAGCTTTGTTTTTTTTCTTTCAAGAAACACAAGCTCAAATGTCCGGAACTTATTCTATAGGTTACGGCGGAGGAGATGATTATCAAACTTTATATCAAGCATTGCAAGCATTACAAACAAACGGAGTTGATGATGCGGTAATATTTGAACTCTCAACAGATTATAATCCGACTCCGGAAGCATACCCGATATACATTCAGCCTTATACGGGAGCAAATGAAATAAATACTCTTACTATTAGACCTGCATCCGGAACAACACATATAATTGAAAGGGATTTAATGACAACGGGTTCAGCAATTTTTGCCGTGATTGACGGAAGTCATTTTATTCTTGACGGCTCAAATAACGGAACTGACAGCAGAGATTTAACTGTTTCGAGTATAGGAGCAGATGCTGAAACAGGTGCAATTGCATTACTTGAAAGTGTTACTGCCGGAACAAATATTACAATTAAGAATTGTATTCTTAAAGCAGGATCGAAAGAATATGAAACCACGGGAATTTATTCAGAAAATTTTACTGATGTTCATTTTGAAAATAATAAAATTTATAATGCAAGAATTGGTGTTATTACTTTTGGTAATGATGTTTCTGTTATAAATAACGAAATTGGTTCAGATAATTCAGGTGAATATTTGCATTACGGAATTAGTGCACAATTTGGTTCCGATATAACAATTTCAGGAAATACTATTTATAATTTAATTGATGATCAGGATTTTGATGCAGTCAGAGCAATTGCTGCAAATGATTTAACGGGAGATGTTCTTATTTCAAATAATTTTATTGACAATTTAATTCATACAGGAAATAATGTTGTGCAAGCAATGGGATTTTCCGATTGTACTCCGACAAATATGCAAATAATTAATAACAGAATTTCAAATATTGCTTCAAATTCATTTACGGATAATTTTCCTGCCGGTATTGCAATTAATTGTCCTGCTATGACAACAGGAATGAAAATAATGTATAATTCTGTTAATATACCTCAAAATACTACACACGGTACAGGAACCGGCGACAATAATACAATGGCAGGAGGAATTAATATTAACGGCGGAACCGGGATTACACTAAAAAACAACATTATTTCAAATACACTCGGCGAAAGAGACGGAGCAGTTTATATAACTTTGGCTGCTGCAATATTGGTAAACATGGATAATTCTCCTTTTGCAGAAAATGATTATAATTTATTCTATGCAGACGGGAATAATGATGTGGTTTCTATGGCAATGAATACATCAGGAGCAATGGATTTGTCGCAATGGCAAACATGGACCGGGGGAGGAGCAAACTCTTTTGAAGGAGAACCGCTTTTTACATCTGATGATGATCTGAATTTGCAAGCATGTTCACCCGCTGTGGCACACGCAACTGATATTCCGGAAGTAACAACTGATATTGAAGCTAATACACGTGATACACAATATCCGACAATGGGTGCTTATGAGTATGAGAAGATTCAGGCTGAAAATATTAATTTCTTTGGACTAGATAAAGGTGCAATAGGTGTTGCTTGGGAAGTAGGTACCGGATGTAAATCTGCTGTTTTTATGAAACAAAGACATGTTTTGCCCGAAAAACCTGCTCCCGTAAACGGTACAACTTATGCTGCTGATACAAATTTCGGTGCTGGTGATGAAATCGGTTCAAGCGGTTGGTATTGTGTATTTAATGATAACTCAGAAAATTTTGTTTTAATATCCGGTAATGTAGGTGAATATACATTTATGGTATGTGAATACTTTGGTGGTGAGGGTAATGAGATTTATTTAACAGAATCTGCAATGAATAATCCTATTGAAGGTTATTTAGTTAATATTGATGAGATAAAGTTTAAAATTATTAATATACACCCTAATCCGACAAACGGAAAATTTATCGTAGAGATTGACGGTCAGTTAATTTCAAATAATCAAATTACGGGAATAAATATTATAGATATTACAGGAAAAGAAATTCTGCAAGTTCAAAACATTTCACAAGAACGATTTGAAATTGATTTATCAGGTTTTGGTAAAGGACTTTATTTTATAAAAATAAATAGTAAAGACGGTGTTTATACGGAGAAATTAATTTTGAAGTAA
- a CDS encoding OmpA family protein, with protein MKKLKYVILFTFIFTYLAADAQTRKERKNDQMSYYEIIKKFEKKDDKTIEVKRKLAESYYKTGDYFKAEDYYAEIAESNESNSEDIYNYAYILAVNEQYSESENRMEVFYKLNRNDSRAKLHVENKGFYNILLQDKEQFKIKNIDMNSEAQDFGTSYYNDKVVFASSKTKLSFIKRIRTNNKLLYLDLYVTDNIRGKLQNIKPFDKLFNKKYHDGPASFSDDGNFIAYTRNNYEGKSYDELVKLQIYTSEKEEGKWQIPNKLDFDNDDYSVMHPTLTANGKTMFFASDMPGGYGGFDIFKTERNEQGIWSEPKNLGKIINTEGNEVFPFIHNKGLLFFASDGLLTLGGLDIFYTKKEQGNYLEPKNIGVPVNSNRDDFAFILDKKMKRGFFSSDRDEGKGNDDIYSFKLLKEFEFDVIVKGKTIDENGQLLSNAYVSLYDGEGNIIEVINSDGFGNFEFIVSPSTEWKLKGVKPKYITDIKTVKPEPDKRIYEQNLTLSELPKFVIFCYVTDKQKNFPLSDVNVFIKDNNSGKETDARTHDTGDLLYKLTEYKLNDSIDFSLKFRKEGYASKTIDIVKFLNSYGNIKLKIKMQKIEIGGDLGKILDVNPIYFDYDKSAIRPDAAVELDKIVTIMNEYPNMVIELSSHTDCRGTSIYNLKLSDRRAKASAHYIKTRITNPTRIYGDGYGETKLINDCACEGSNKSDCTEEEHQQNRRTEFKIIRL; from the coding sequence ATGAAAAAATTAAAATACGTCATTCTCTTTACTTTTATTTTTACGTATTTGGCAGCAGATGCCCAAACAAGAAAAGAAAGGAAAAATGATCAAATGTCTTATTATGAAATTATAAAGAAATTTGAAAAAAAAGATGATAAAACCATAGAAGTTAAAAGAAAACTTGCCGAAAGTTATTATAAAACAGGCGACTATTTCAAAGCTGAAGATTATTATGCAGAAATTGCAGAATCTAATGAGAGCAACAGTGAAGATATTTATAATTATGCTTACATTTTAGCTGTAAATGAACAATATTCCGAATCGGAAAACCGGATGGAGGTTTTTTATAAATTAAACAGAAACGACAGCAGGGCAAAATTACATGTCGAAAATAAGGGCTTCTACAATATTTTACTTCAAGATAAAGAACAATTTAAAATAAAAAATATTGATATGAATTCTGAAGCACAAGATTTCGGAACTTCATATTATAATGATAAAGTTGTATTTGCTTCTTCAAAAACAAAATTGAGTTTTATTAAAAGAATTCGGACGAATAACAAACTTCTGTATTTAGATTTATATGTTACCGATAATATTAGAGGAAAATTACAAAACATTAAACCGTTTGATAAACTATTCAATAAGAAATATCATGACGGTCCGGCATCTTTTTCCGACGACGGTAATTTTATTGCATATACAAGAAATAACTATGAAGGAAAAAGCTATGATGAACTTGTTAAATTACAGATATATACATCTGAAAAAGAAGAAGGCAAATGGCAAATTCCTAATAAACTTGATTTTGATAATGATGATTATTCTGTGATGCACCCTACATTAACAGCCAACGGGAAAACTATGTTTTTTGCATCAGACATGCCCGGAGGATACGGAGGTTTTGACATTTTTAAAACAGAAAGAAATGAGCAAGGGATTTGGAGTGAACCTAAAAATCTCGGTAAGATAATAAATACTGAAGGGAATGAAGTTTTTCCTTTTATTCATAATAAAGGTTTATTGTTCTTTGCTTCTGACGGTTTGTTAACTCTCGGCGGTTTGGATATTTTTTATACAAAAAAAGAGCAAGGAAATTATTTAGAGCCTAAAAATATCGGTGTGCCGGTAAACAGCAACAGAGATGACTTTGCTTTTATACTTGATAAAAAAATGAAAAGAGGATTTTTTTCCTCTGACAGAGATGAAGGAAAAGGTAATGATGACATCTACTCGTTTAAATTGTTAAAAGAATTTGAATTTGATGTTATTGTCAAAGGTAAAACAATTGATGAGAACGGTCAATTACTGTCAAATGCATATGTTAGTTTATATGACGGAGAAGGAAATATCATTGAAGTTATAAATTCAGACGGTTTCGGTAATTTTGAATTCATTGTATCCCCAAGTACCGAATGGAAATTAAAAGGAGTTAAACCCAAGTATATTACTGATATTAAGACGGTAAAGCCTGAACCGGATAAACGTATTTATGAGCAAAATTTGACACTTTCTGAATTGCCGAAATTTGTTATATTTTGCTATGTAACTGATAAACAAAAGAATTTTCCTTTATCTGATGTTAATGTCTTTATTAAAGATAATAATTCCGGAAAAGAAACAGATGCGAGGACACATGATACCGGTGATTTGTTATATAAATTAACGGAATATAAATTAAATGACAGTATTGATTTTTCTTTAAAATTCAGAAAAGAAGGATATGCATCTAAAACAATAGATATTGTTAAATTTTTGAACAGTTACGGTAATATAAAACTGAAAATTAAGATGCAAAAAATTGAAATTGGAGGAGATCTCGGAAAAATTCTGGATGTTAATCCGATATATTTCGATTATGATAAATCTGCAATAAGACCCGATGCAGCTGTTGAATTAGATAAAATTGTTACTATTATGAATGAATATCCAAATATGGTTATTGAACTTTCATCACATACTGATTGCAGAGGGACTTCTATTTATAACTTAAAATTATCTGACCGCAGGGCAAAAGCTTCAGCACATTATATTAAAACAAGAATAACTAATCCAACCAGAATATATGGTGACGGTTACGGAGAAACAAAATTAATAAATGATTGTGCTTGTGAAGGAAGTAATAAATCTGATTGCACAGAAGAAGAACATCAACAAAACAGGAGGACGGAATTTAAGATTATCAGACTATAA
- a CDS encoding TonB-dependent receptor: protein MKKIILKYFNKLSTLAVIIILVPLELYSQNNEILIDKSYNNSNIFDFFNRTEKKSNAKFFYLKDSLPNINISVYENNMSLNDVLKRNLAKYGYNIKIDMYNNVFISKDKILNFDPTEFFINRQNIKTANTNDLKKNNEYFIEENNEYFIKKVTIGSNSKYKPNKLCEIKGYISDADKGLPLIGAIILIKNPETITTTNSVGYFKLKLKRGSYNIIVSSIGFEDQEYKLNVLSDGNIELSIEKKLYSLDEVIIYTDEDNNVTNNKIGFEKLSIDKIKEIPSLLGEKDIIKAALLLPGIQNVGEGTSGFNVRGSPSDQNMFYLSNIPIYNTSHFFGFFSAFNSDAIKNFKIYKSVLPGKYGGKLASVFEINPKTGNRKKFSSRGGISPITGKILLEGPINENSSYLIALRSTYSNWILNFINYQNISKSKVRFADGIFNFSFFLNKKNRLKLLSYLSYDNINMYPDIKYNYNNTGGELLWNHFFDKNNYMNLSIITSNYGYEETNNEQASTSYIYDYQIHHNEIKADFFINPAYNHKLSYGINSVLYKLNRGNFLPANDSSVITPTNMNTEYASETGVYISEQWDITSILNLSGSFRYNFYSLLGPTEVNSYGDNIIREENNIIETLSFQTGKFIKPNHNPDFRFAFSYIYTPNHSVKLGYNRSHQYIFMLNNTIAISPSDSWKLADYNINPMSINQYSMGFFSNIFKNKFKTSIEFYYKDVKDLVEFKDGAELLPPDLPETKILQGDLNAYGVEFMIKKPQGRLNGWLNYTYSRTSVTVDDPIKELQINFGKAYPSNYDIPHAFNFVLNYKFSRRFSVSVNTVYSTGRPITYPSAVFYVNDLQLLYYSSRNEQRLPDYFRIDLSLLIEGNLLFNKLAHSSWAVSVYNLTGRNNAYSVFFRQGKKNIQAYKLSIFGSPIVSVTYNFKLGNYTN, encoded by the coding sequence ATGAAGAAAATTATATTAAAATATTTCAATAAGTTATCAACTTTGGCAGTAATTATAATATTAGTTCCTCTCGAACTGTACAGCCAAAATAATGAGATACTAATTGATAAAAGCTACAATAACTCAAACATATTTGATTTTTTTAACAGAACAGAAAAAAAAAGCAATGCAAAATTCTTTTATTTAAAAGACAGTTTACCTAATATAAACATATCTGTTTACGAAAATAATATGTCTTTAAATGATGTTTTAAAAAGGAACTTAGCAAAATACGGTTATAACATTAAAATAGATATGTACAATAATGTATTTATTTCAAAAGATAAAATACTAAACTTTGATCCTACAGAATTTTTTATTAATCGTCAAAACATTAAAACAGCAAACACAAATGATTTAAAGAAAAATAATGAATATTTTATTGAGGAAAACAACGAATATTTTATTAAGAAAGTTACAATAGGAAGTAACAGTAAGTATAAACCGAATAAATTGTGTGAAATTAAAGGATACATATCTGATGCCGACAAAGGATTACCATTAATCGGAGCAATTATTCTAATTAAAAATCCCGAAACTATAACTACTACAAACAGCGTAGGGTATTTCAAGCTCAAACTAAAAAGAGGTTCATATAATATTATTGTCAGCAGTATAGGATTTGAAGATCAAGAATATAAATTAAATGTCTTATCCGACGGAAATATTGAATTAAGTATTGAGAAAAAACTATACTCTCTTGATGAAGTAATAATTTATACGGATGAAGATAATAATGTTACTAATAATAAAATAGGTTTTGAAAAATTATCAATTGATAAAATAAAAGAAATCCCTTCATTATTGGGAGAAAAAGATATTATTAAAGCTGCATTACTATTGCCCGGGATACAGAACGTAGGCGAAGGAACTTCAGGCTTCAACGTTAGAGGGAGCCCGTCAGATCAAAATATGTTCTATTTAAGTAATATCCCAATTTATAATACATCTCATTTTTTCGGATTCTTTTCAGCATTTAATTCTGATGCCATAAAAAATTTTAAAATATATAAAAGCGTTTTACCCGGAAAATACGGTGGTAAATTAGCATCAGTATTTGAAATAAATCCTAAAACCGGAAACCGAAAGAAATTTTCATCTCGGGGCGGCATTAGCCCGATTACGGGAAAAATTTTGCTTGAAGGTCCGATTAATGAAAACAGCAGTTATTTAATCGCATTACGATCAACTTATTCTAATTGGATATTAAATTTTATTAATTATCAAAATATCAGTAAATCAAAAGTCCGGTTTGCCGACGGAATATTTAATTTTTCATTTTTTTTGAATAAAAAAAACAGATTAAAACTATTGTCTTACTTAAGTTACGATAATATAAACATGTATCCGGACATTAAATATAATTACAATAATACAGGTGGTGAATTATTATGGAATCATTTTTTTGATAAAAATAATTATATGAACTTAAGCATCATAACAAGTAATTACGGATACGAAGAAACAAATAACGAACAAGCTTCAACCTCATATATTTATGATTATCAAATACATCATAATGAAATCAAAGCAGATTTTTTTATAAACCCGGCTTATAATCATAAATTATCATACGGTATAAATTCAGTTTTGTATAAATTAAACAGGGGAAATTTTTTACCGGCAAATGACTCTTCTGTAATTACACCGACTAATATGAATACTGAATATGCATCAGAAACAGGTGTATATATCAGTGAACAATGGGATATTACAAGTATTTTAAATTTGTCGGGAAGTTTCAGATATAATTTTTACTCATTACTCGGACCAACTGAAGTCAATTCATATGGTGATAATATTATTCGGGAAGAAAATAATATCATTGAAACACTTTCTTTTCAAACAGGTAAATTTATTAAGCCTAACCATAATCCGGATTTCAGATTTGCTTTCAGCTATATATACACCCCCAATCATTCTGTAAAATTAGGATATAACAGATCACATCAATATATCTTTATGCTGAATAATACAATTGCAATATCACCGTCTGACAGTTGGAAATTGGCTGATTATAACATAAATCCTATGTCGATTAATCAATACTCAATGGGGTTCTTTTCAAATATCTTTAAAAATAAATTTAAAACATCAATAGAATTCTATTACAAAGATGTTAAAGATCTGGTAGAATTTAAAGATGGTGCCGAATTATTACCGCCTGACCTTCCTGAGACAAAAATATTACAAGGAGATTTGAATGCTTACGGTGTTGAGTTTATGATCAAAAAACCTCAAGGAAGACTTAACGGATGGTTAAATTATACCTATTCTCGAACATCTGTTACAGTAGATGATCCAATAAAAGAGCTGCAAATTAACTTTGGCAAAGCATATCCGTCAAATTATGATATCCCTCATGCATTCAATTTTGTCTTAAATTATAAATTTTCCAGAAGATTCAGTGTTTCAGTAAATACTGTTTATTCAACAGGCAGACCGATTACTTATCCTTCAGCAGTGTTTTATGTAAATGATTTACAGTTGTTGTATTATTCTTCAAGAAACGAACAAAGGTTACCCGATTATTTCAGAATTGATCTTTCTTTATTAATTGAAGGTAATTTGTTGTTTAATAAATTAGCTCACAGTTCATGGGCTGTTTCAGTATATAATTTAACAGGCAGGAATAATGCTTATTCTGTATTTTTCAGACAAGGTAAAAAAAATATACAAGCCTATAAATTATCAATTTTCGGCAGTCCGATAGTATCTGTAACTTATAATTTTAAATTAGGTAATTATACAAATTAA
- a CDS encoding DUF4249 domain-containing protein has translation MRKFINISFFIIFSFSGCIEPFDASIDKYENILVIDGIITDDPGPYTVKISRSTSTDNIQYIYVSGATVIISDNDGNSEILSEIEAGVYSTSENGIQGITNNYYKIYIKTLDGNEYESEFQKLHPSTKIDSLYGNIDFQSTDGTNLLHEGYQFFIETQPEGNETQYFLWEAIETYKYYAEYKLEYYHEYDSVYIIHNQDSLYTCWRTDRIQNVFTIETTGNNKILFPLHFTSADTKKLYAGYSLLVKQYTTDYESYQYWSNIAKLMLQGESLYNIQPFQIIGNVKNINDPDEPVLGYFTAAGLSEKRIFTEELIQPTYYYSSCVPNVMRWQNAVAYNQKGGIYGVTNEDGVVGAIGGSCIDCRQNGGTLIRPDFWVNK, from the coding sequence ATGCGTAAATTTATCAATATCTCTTTTTTTATAATATTTTCATTTTCCGGCTGTATTGAACCATTTGATGCCTCTATTGATAAATATGAAAATATATTAGTAATTGACGGAATAATCACTGATGACCCCGGGCCTTATACAGTTAAAATATCAAGGTCAACATCAACAGATAACATTCAGTATATCTATGTTTCCGGCGCCACAGTTATCATTTCAGATAATGACGGTAATTCGGAAATACTTTCCGAAATTGAAGCCGGTGTATATTCAACTTCAGAAAACGGCATTCAAGGTATTACAAATAATTATTATAAAATTTATATAAAAACACTTGACGGAAATGAATATGAATCTGAATTTCAAAAATTACATCCTTCAACCAAGATAGACTCTTTATACGGAAATATTGATTTTCAAAGCACTGATGGTACAAATTTGTTGCATGAAGGTTATCAATTCTTTATAGAAACTCAACCGGAGGGAAATGAAACACAATATTTCTTGTGGGAAGCAATTGAAACCTATAAATACTACGCAGAATATAAACTTGAATACTACCACGAATATGATTCAGTTTATATTATTCATAATCAAGATTCACTCTATACTTGTTGGCGAACAGACAGAATACAAAACGTTTTTACCATTGAAACTACCGGTAATAATAAAATCCTGTTCCCTTTACACTTTACCTCAGCCGATACAAAAAAACTCTATGCAGGATATAGTTTACTTGTTAAGCAATATACAACAGATTATGAATCTTATCAATATTGGAGCAATATAGCAAAACTTATGTTGCAAGGTGAATCTTTGTATAATATTCAACCATTTCAAATAATTGGTAATGTCAAAAATATTAATGATCCTGATGAACCCGTACTTGGTTATTTTACCGCTGCCGGATTATCTGAAAAAAGAATATTTACTGAAGAACTTATCCAACCTACATACTATTATTCTTCTTGTGTACCAAATGTTATGAGATGGCAAAATGCCGTTGCATACAATCAGAAAGGGGGAATTTATGGTGTTACAAATGAAGACGGAGTTGTTGGTGCTATAGGAGGTTCTTGTATTGATTGCAGACAAAATGGGGGAACACTTATAAGACCGGACTTTTGGGTTAATAAATAA